From one Synechocystis sp. PCC 6803 substr. PCC-P genomic stretch:
- a CDS encoding EI24 domain-containing protein → MGFFKGFTYPLRTFKILRESPGLLVYIIIPLIINISLGILLYWQLLNLGNDSVDILRNYAHDWIEILNRRIPKVLPYILPVLKFIFFLYIWLIRLLLLVIAGFLLSQVGGLLGSPWYSILSEKLETKLLGKLAIQEVGLLQDIKRALAFELKKIVLLITFTIIGFATNLLPAFGTPLAAVVGISSTSLLTCLDFFDPPLERRRLKFRRKLLLIFQSLPLSAGFALASLVWVSIPLVNLVTIPFCVTAGTLFFCEEIYPRFFQVQEEMEAEVNKGAN, encoded by the coding sequence ATGGGATTTTTCAAAGGCTTTACTTATCCACTCCGCACATTCAAAATTCTACGTGAAAGTCCAGGCTTATTAGTTTATATTATTATTCCTTTAATTATTAATATTAGCTTAGGTATTTTACTTTATTGGCAACTATTAAATCTAGGTAATGATAGCGTCGATATACTGCGTAATTATGCCCACGATTGGATTGAAATTTTAAACCGACGCATTCCCAAAGTACTGCCCTACATCTTGCCGGTGCTAAAATTTATCTTTTTTCTTTATATCTGGCTAATACGCTTACTATTGCTAGTTATTGCGGGATTTTTACTTTCCCAGGTGGGAGGATTATTAGGTTCTCCTTGGTATAGCATCTTGTCAGAAAAGCTGGAAACAAAACTCCTAGGTAAATTAGCCATTCAGGAAGTGGGATTGTTACAGGACATCAAACGAGCTTTAGCCTTTGAATTGAAAAAAATAGTTTTATTAATTACTTTTACCATCATCGGTTTTGCCACCAACCTTCTGCCTGCATTTGGTACTCCCCTAGCTGCAGTAGTGGGCATTAGCTCCACATCTTTATTAACTTGCCTAGATTTTTTTGACCCTCCCCTCGAACGCCGTCGTCTCAAATTTCGTCGTAAGTTACTATTGATTTTTCAATCTCTCCCCCTGAGCGCTGGCTTTGCCCTAGCAAGTTTAGTTTGGGTCAGCATTCCTCTGGTTAATTTAGTAACTATTCCTTTTTGTGTGACCGCTGGTACCTTATTTTTCTGCGAAGAAATTTACCCCCGGTTTTTCCAAGTCCAAGAAGAAATGGAGGCGGAGGTAAACAAGGGGGCGAATTAA
- the hemN gene encoding oxygen-independent coproporphyrinogen III oxidase yields MTTTFPTVEFSAELLNKYNQGIPRYTSYPPATELNKEFDPSDFQTAINLGNYKKTPLSLYCHIPFCAKACYFCGCNTIITQHKPAVDPYLKAVAKQIALVAPLVDQQRPVQQLHWGGGTPNYLTLEQAEFLFNTITDAFPLAENAEISIEINPCYVDKDYIFALRQLGFNRISFGIQDFNSQVQQAVNRIQPEAMLFQVMDWIRQANFDSVNVDLIYGLPHQNLATFRETLRKTAQLNPDRIAVFNFAYVPWLKPVQKKMPESALPPAEEKLKIMQATIADLTEQGYVFIGMDHFAKPDDELAIAQRRGELHRNFQGYTTQPESDLLGFGITSISMLQDVYAQNHKTLKAFYNALDREVMPIEKGFKLSQDDLIRRTVIKELMCQFKLSAQELESKYNLGFDCDFNDYFAKELSALDVLEADGLLRRLGDGLEVTPRGRILIRNIAAVFDTYLQNKSKQQMFSRAI; encoded by the coding sequence ATGACCACCACATTTCCTACTGTTGAGTTTAGCGCTGAGTTATTAAACAAATACAATCAAGGCATTCCCCGCTACACTAGCTATCCCCCTGCCACAGAGCTAAACAAAGAATTTGATCCTAGTGATTTTCAGACAGCTATTAACCTGGGCAACTACAAAAAAACGCCCTTGTCCCTTTATTGTCACATTCCTTTCTGTGCTAAAGCTTGTTATTTTTGCGGTTGTAATACCATCATCACCCAGCACAAACCAGCGGTGGACCCCTATCTAAAGGCAGTAGCCAAGCAAATTGCCCTAGTGGCTCCTTTAGTTGATCAACAAAGACCGGTGCAACAACTCCATTGGGGGGGGGGCACCCCCAATTATTTAACCCTGGAACAAGCAGAATTTTTATTCAATACTATTACTGATGCTTTTCCATTGGCAGAAAATGCTGAAATTTCCATTGAAATTAACCCATGTTATGTTGATAAGGATTATATTTTTGCCCTACGTCAACTAGGTTTTAATCGCATTAGTTTTGGAATCCAAGACTTTAATAGCCAAGTGCAACAGGCAGTTAATCGTATTCAACCGGAAGCAATGTTGTTTCAGGTAATGGATTGGATTCGTCAAGCTAATTTTGACAGCGTTAATGTGGATTTAATTTATGGCTTGCCCCATCAAAACCTAGCAACATTCAGGGAAACCTTACGCAAAACAGCTCAGCTTAATCCTGACCGCATTGCCGTGTTTAATTTTGCCTATGTGCCTTGGCTCAAGCCAGTACAAAAGAAAATGCCCGAATCAGCCCTTCCTCCAGCGGAGGAAAAGTTGAAAATTATGCAAGCTACCATTGCAGACCTTACCGAGCAAGGCTATGTATTTATCGGCATGGACCATTTTGCCAAACCCGATGACGAGTTGGCGATCGCCCAACGGCGGGGAGAATTACACCGTAACTTCCAGGGTTACACTACCCAACCGGAGTCTGATTTATTGGGTTTTGGCATCACTTCCATCAGTATGTTGCAAGATGTATATGCCCAAAATCATAAAACATTAAAAGCTTTTTATAATGCCCTAGACCGAGAAGTAATGCCTATAGAAAAAGGGTTTAAACTAAGTCAAGATGATTTAATTCGTCGCACTGTAATCAAGGAATTAATGTGTCAATTTAAACTCTCTGCCCAGGAATTAGAAAGCAAATATAATTTGGGCTTTGACTGTGATTTTAACGACTATTTTGCTAAGGAATTATCGGCCCTGGATGTCCTGGAAGCGGATGGTTTACTCCGTCGGTTGGGGGATGGCTTGGAAGTTACCCCCCGGGGGCGAATTTTAATTCGTAATATTGCCGCTGTGTTTGATACTTACCTACAAAATAAATCCAAACAACAGATGTTTTCTCGGGCAATTTAA
- a CDS encoding anthranilate synthase component I produces MASIAHCSGGLVGAGNFDFILGGSDPVGRHGLMELQPWHWCCLPLEGRTGSEIFSQLFGHQGIATLLESPYPASPDHPHLGRYSLCAGQPRKGRLWTPKPEEIFSFLNQLCPCNHDVNLTKNIPEHLPFHGGWLGWLGYDTAWAIEKLPYSKADDLPFPVAYWYEPENFVILDHQEQLLWLATTDQEKIKFFQTQLADKINSVSSPQVPPLNLTYTTDQDQYETMVNQAKQYIKAGDIFQANLTLRFIAKTEQKLNSWQVYQHLQTINPSPFASYWRSPWGDVVSCSPERLVKLEGNVAQTRPIAGTRARGKNLAEDEQLLQELLVNTKELAEHIMLVDLERNDLGRVCTWGTVEVDELLAIERYSHVSHLVSNVKGILQPDKTGVDLVKALFPGGTITGCPKIRCLEIIEELEPVRRSLFYGSCGYWDQRGNLDLNILIRTLLFTSGQVTGQVGAGIVADSDPAKEWLESLQKAKALLAALEGL; encoded by the coding sequence GTGGCATCAATTGCGCATTGTTCGGGCGGATTGGTTGGTGCTGGGAACTTTGATTTTATTTTGGGGGGCTCGGATCCTGTGGGGAGGCATGGCCTGATGGAACTCCAACCCTGGCATTGGTGTTGTTTGCCCCTAGAAGGCCGCACGGGCAGTGAAATTTTTAGTCAATTATTTGGTCATCAAGGCATCGCCACCCTACTAGAAAGTCCCTATCCTGCTTCACCGGATCATCCCCATTTAGGCCGTTATTCCCTCTGTGCCGGCCAACCGAGAAAGGGTAGGTTATGGACTCCTAAGCCGGAAGAGATTTTTAGCTTTTTAAACCAACTTTGCCCATGTAATCATGATGTAAATTTGACAAAAAATATTCCTGAACATTTACCTTTCCATGGCGGTTGGTTAGGCTGGTTAGGTTACGACACTGCTTGGGCAATTGAAAAATTACCTTATTCAAAAGCTGATGATTTACCTTTTCCGGTGGCCTATTGGTACGAGCCTGAAAATTTTGTAATTTTAGATCATCAAGAGCAATTATTATGGTTAGCTACTACCGACCAGGAGAAAATTAAGTTTTTTCAAACTCAGTTAGCAGATAAAATCAACTCAGTTTCATCGCCTCAAGTGCCTCCCTTAAATTTGACCTATACCACTGACCAAGATCAGTACGAAACCATGGTCAATCAAGCGAAACAATATATTAAAGCCGGAGATATTTTTCAAGCTAATTTAACACTACGTTTCATTGCTAAAACTGAGCAAAAGCTTAACAGTTGGCAGGTCTATCAACATCTACAAACTATCAATCCTTCTCCTTTCGCTAGTTACTGGCGATCGCCGTGGGGAGATGTGGTTAGTTGTTCTCCGGAAAGATTAGTTAAGTTAGAAGGCAATGTGGCCCAAACTAGACCCATTGCTGGCACTAGGGCAAGGGGCAAAAATCTGGCGGAGGATGAACAATTATTGCAGGAGTTGCTGGTTAACACCAAAGAGTTGGCAGAACATATCATGTTGGTGGATTTAGAACGCAATGACCTCGGCCGGGTCTGTACCTGGGGAACGGTGGAAGTAGATGAATTATTGGCGATCGAGCGCTATAGCCATGTGTCCCATTTAGTTAGTAATGTAAAAGGCATTTTACAACCAGATAAAACCGGAGTAGATTTGGTCAAAGCTTTGTTTCCCGGTGGCACCATTACCGGCTGTCCCAAAATACGTTGTTTAGAAATTATTGAAGAATTAGAACCAGTGCGGCGGAGTTTGTTTTACGGTTCCTGTGGCTACTGGGATCAACGGGGGAACTTAGATTTAAATATTCTCATTCGCACCCTGTTATTCACCTCTGGACAAGTGACAGGACAAGTGGGAGCCGGCATTGTGGCAGACAGTGATCCCGCCAAGGAATGGTTAGAATCATTGCAAAAAGCCAAAGCTTTATTGGCGGCATTGGAGGGACTATAA
- a CDS encoding heme oxygenase (biliverdin-producing): MTNLAQKLRYGTQQSHTLAENTAYMKCFLKGIVEREPFRQLLANLYYLYSALEAALRQHRDNEIISAIYFPELNRTDKLAEDLTYYYGPNWQQIIQPTPCAKIYVDRLKTIAASEPELLIAHCYTRYLGDLSGGQSLKNIIRSALQLPEGEGTAMYEFDSLPTPGDRRQFKEIYRDVLNSLPLDEATINRIVEEANYAFSLNREVMHDLEDLIKAAIGEHTFDLLTRQDRPGSTEARSTAGHPITLMVGE, encoded by the coding sequence ATGACTAACCTTGCACAAAAACTCCGCTACGGTACCCAACAATCCCACACTTTGGCAGAAAACACTGCCTACATGAAATGCTTTTTAAAAGGCATTGTAGAGCGGGAACCATTTCGGCAATTATTAGCTAATTTGTATTATCTTTACAGTGCCCTAGAAGCAGCTTTACGCCAACATCGGGACAATGAAATTATTAGCGCAATTTATTTTCCAGAATTGAATCGCACTGATAAATTAGCTGAAGATTTGACCTACTATTACGGCCCTAATTGGCAACAAATAATCCAGCCTACTCCCTGTGCAAAAATTTATGTCGATCGCCTCAAAACTATTGCAGCAAGTGAACCGGAACTACTCATTGCCCATTGTTACACCCGTTACCTAGGGGACTTATCCGGTGGTCAAAGCCTGAAAAATATTATTCGTTCCGCTTTACAATTGCCGGAGGGAGAGGGCACGGCCATGTACGAATTTGACAGTTTGCCTACCCCAGGCGATCGCCGTCAATTCAAGGAAATTTATCGGGATGTGCTGAACAGCTTGCCCTTAGATGAAGCCACCATAAACCGGATTGTTGAAGAAGCCAATTATGCTTTTTCCCTCAATCGGGAAGTTATGCATGACCTCGAAGACCTGATCAAAGCGGCGATCGGTGAGCACACATTTGACTTGTTAACTCGCCAGGATCGTCCAGGCAGTACTGAGGCTCGCAGTACCGCTGGTCATCCCATCACCCTAATGGTAGGTGAATAG
- a CDS encoding CbiQ family ECF transporter T component, with translation MDLMRSLPIGLYLENPVTWLHRLDPRVKLAWLMSFLLAPVLANAIWRLGIVIFLILLTFAVRIPWRVWKQQMGLLVFFSGLIFLLTTFSPDGFTVLEQPRSPTSEIVVSPTSYQYVLFEWGRLLVTRRSLELGIRISTLIFTLVYSTNLYLLTTAPEEITAGLEELMAPLRRFKLPITEITLILTLALRFIPLVMEEIQNLFRSIRTRAINWKKLGIKRSAQIWILVVERLLENLLLRAEQMAIAMEVRGFTTPNEHQVQWHQLRIVRADWLVLGTLILFWGARILWGGMA, from the coding sequence ATGGACTTGATGCGGTCTTTACCCATCGGCTTGTATTTGGAAAATCCGGTGACTTGGTTGCACCGCCTTGATCCCAGGGTAAAACTAGCTTGGCTAATGAGTTTTTTGTTAGCCCCAGTGTTGGCCAACGCTATTTGGCGCCTTGGCATTGTCATTTTTCTAATTCTATTAACCTTTGCAGTCCGTATTCCCTGGCGGGTATGGAAGCAACAAATGGGCTTACTGGTATTTTTTTCTGGCCTAATTTTCCTGTTAACTACCTTTAGTCCCGACGGTTTCACTGTGTTAGAACAACCCCGATCGCCTACCAGTGAAATTGTGGTATCCCCGACCTCATACCAGTACGTTTTATTTGAATGGGGCAGATTATTAGTTACTCGCCGCTCTTTGGAGTTGGGAATTCGCATTAGCACTTTGATTTTTACCCTGGTTTATAGCACCAATTTATATTTGCTCACCACTGCCCCGGAGGAAATTACCGCTGGACTAGAAGAATTAATGGCTCCCCTACGGCGCTTTAAATTACCCATTACAGAAATCACCTTAATTTTGACCCTTGCTTTACGATTTATCCCCTTGGTGATGGAAGAAATTCAAAATCTATTCCGTTCCATTCGCACTAGGGCCATTAATTGGAAAAAACTGGGCATTAAACGGAGCGCTCAAATCTGGATTTTAGTGGTGGAAAGATTACTAGAAAACCTTTTATTGCGGGCAGAACAAATGGCGATCGCCATGGAAGTGCGGGGCTTCACCACTCCCAACGAGCATCAAGTTCAGTGGCATCAATTGCGCATTGTTCGGGCGGATTGGTTGGTGCTGGGAACTTTGATTTTATTTTGGGGGGCTCGGATCCTGTGGGGAGGCATGGCCTGA